The following proteins are encoded in a genomic region of Brachypodium distachyon strain Bd21 chromosome 1, Brachypodium_distachyon_v3.0, whole genome shotgun sequence:
- the LOC100823229 gene encoding sulfate transporter 1.2 isoform X2 yields MGAEGDEEYSCSHGYKVGFPPEKGLLAEISDGVKETFFADEPLREYKGQPRSKKLWLGLQHVFPVLDWGRHYTLGKLKGDLVAGITIASLCIPQDIAYAKMAHLPPHIGLYSSFVPPLIYALMGTSRDLAVGPAAVVSLLIGTLLQSEIDPVKNPLEYSRLAFTATFFAGITQALLGFFRLGFIVEFISHAALVGFMSGAAITIALQQLKGFLGIVHFTSSSDIISVMKSIWENVHHGWNWQTILIGASFLAFLLATKYIAKKNKKLFWVSSIAPLISVIVSTFFVYITRADKHGVVIIKDIKQGINPPSFHLIYFSGPYLMKGFRIGVITGMVALTDAIAFGRVFASMKDYQIDGNKEMVALGTMNIVGSMTSCYVATGSLSRSAVNYMAGCKTTVSNVVMALVVVLTLVLITPLFKYTPIAILSSIIISVVVSLIDYESVQLIWKVDKMDFVACLGAFLGVIFASVEYGLLAAVAISFAKILLHVTRPRTALLGNLPRTFIYMNAEQYPEAIKVPGVLIVRVDSAIYFTNSNYVKERILRWLRDEDEQQKEQGLPETELLIVELSAVTDIDTSGIHALEELLKALEKRQIQLILANPGPTVIRKLRSAKFMELIGDDKIVMSAGDAVKKFALKPAENV; encoded by the exons ATGGGTGCCGAGGGAGACGAAGAGTACTCGTGCAGCCATGGCTACAAGGTCGGGTTCCCGCCGGAGAAGGGCCTCCTGGCGGAGATTTCCGACGGGGTGAAGGAGACCTTCTTCGCTGACGAGCCGCTGCGGGAGTACAAGGGCCAGCCCAGGTCCAAGAAGCTGTGGCTGGGCCTGCAGCACGTGTTCCCGGTGCTTGACTGGGGCAGGCACTACACCTTGGGCAAGCTCAAGGGCGACCTCGTCGCCGGGATCACCATAGCCAGCCTCTGCATTCCCCAG GACATTGCTTATGCCAAGATGGCTCATCTGCCACCACATATCGGATTGT ACAGTAGCTTCGTCCCGCCTTTGATATACGCCCTGATGGGCACTTCCAGGGATCTAGCTGTGGGTCCAGCGGCCGTCGTGTCGCTGTTGATCGGCACCCTCCTCCAGAGTGAGATCGATCCGGTCAAGAATCCGCTCGAGTACAGCCGCCTGGCCTTCACCGCCACATTCTTTGCCGGGATCACTCAGGCACTTCTCGGATTCTTCAG GCTTGGGTTTATTGTAGAGTTCATATCTCATGCTGCCCTAGTTGGATTCATGTCGGGTGCCGCCATCACCATTGCTCTCCAGCAGCTCAAGGGCTTCCTTGGCATCGTGCACTTCACCAGCAGCTCCGATATCATATCGGTCATGAAATCAATCTGGGAAAATGTTCATCATGGG TGGAACTGGCAGACGATACTGATCGGAGCATCCTTCTTGGCATTCCTTCTCGCTACCAAGTACATT GCCAAGAAGAATAAAAAGCTCTTCTGGGTTTCTTCGATCGCGCCGCTCATTTCGGTTATTGTATCCACCTTCTTTGTGTATATCACTCGTGCAGACAAGCACGGCGTCGTGATC ATCAAGGACATAAAGCAAGGCATCAATCCACCTTCATTTCATCTCATATATTTCTCTGGCCCATACTTGATGAAAGGATTCCGAATTGGGGTAATAACTGGAATGGTCGCCCTAACG GATGCAATTGCATTTGGAAGAGTATTTGCTAGCATGAAGGACTACCAAATAGATGGGAACAAAGAAATGGTGGCTCTAGGAACCATGAACATTGTAGGTTCGATGACTTCGTGCTATGTAGCCACAG GTTCTCTATCGCGATCAGCAGTCAACTACATGGCTGGCTGCAAAACAACAGTATCCAATGTTGTTATGGCACTTGTAGTAGTGCTCACGCTGGTGTTGATCACCCCATTGTTCAAGTACACCCCAATTGCCATCCTATCTTCCATCATCATAAGTGTAGTGGTTAGCCTAATTGACTATGAGTCGGTCCAGCTCATCTGGAAGGTTGACAAAATGGACTTCGTGGCATGTCTAGGAGCATTCTTGGGGGTCATATTTGCATCAGTGGAGTATGGCTTGCTCGCTGCG GTTGCGATATCTTTTGCCAAAATTCTTCTCCACGTAACACGGCCGAGAACAGCTTTACTTGGTAACCTTCCAAGAACATTTATCTATATGAATGCCGAACAATACCCGGAGGCTATCAAGGTGCCTGGGGTCCTGATTGTAAGAGTGGACTCAGCCATCTACTTCACGAACTCCAATTATGTTAAAGAGAG AATCCTGAGATGGCTGAGGGACGAGGATGAACAGCAGAAGGAACAGGGGTTGCCCGAAACAGAGCTTCTGATTGTTGAGCTATCTG CGGTAACTGACATCGATACAAGCGGAATCCATGCCTTGGAGGAGTTGTTAAAAGCACTTGAAAAGCGCCAAATTCAG CTGATCCTCGCCAATCCCGGGCCAACAGTGATCCGGAAGCTGCGGTCAGCGAAATTCATGGAGCTCATCGGCGACGACAAGATAGTCATGTCCGCTGGCGACGCGGTGAAGAAATTTGCTTTGAAGCCGGCTGAGAACGTCTGA
- the LOC100823539 gene encoding phosphatidylinositol 4-phosphate 5-kinase 6, producing MHVRARPGRGSGRRPCASSRVSPMPHPGGEDPDAAPSCSGSDNSEPQDQQRAERALSNGDLYLGQWRAGVPHGDGKYLWADGCMYEGEWRRGKATGRGRFSWPSGATYEGEFLDGFMHGAGTYVGAAGDTYRGAWAKNLEHGAGEKRYANGDCYDGEWRAGLADGCGRYTWRDGTEYAGGWRAGLIHGRGALVWANGNRYDGGWEGGRPRGQGTFRWADGSLYVGFWGREAPGGALHQKGVYYPTPGAAAGDARTRDPREVFARDLPECVRSSTESQSALPSLRSLKWLARSVSGRGSSSSGRSNVSGGSNWGSDGEVKCEIPDDWRRRNSTREGRGLPPPSPAPHVAAKGPPALRVSKRQGETIAKGHKNYELMLNLQLGIRHAVGRQGQVILDLKSSAFDAKEKVWTKFPPEGSKYTPPHNSSDFRWKDYCPKVFRTLRKLFKVDPADYMLSLCGDDALRELSSPGKSGSFFYLTNDDRYMIKTMKKSEVKILLKMLHAYYNHVRAFENTLVAKFFGLHCVKLAGANQKKVRFVIMGNLFCSDHTIHRRFDLKGSSLGRTTDKPQAEIDEYTTLKDLDLNFIFRLQKQWFEEFRRQVDKDCEFLEQEKIMDYSLLVGVHFRGAIDIDGDKPATPRLSRWDRNHFLSDPNRWSKIKLGANMLSRAEVTVRKNENDVIGEPTGEYCDVILYFGIIDILQDYDIGKKIEHAYKSFQYDSTSISAVDPRQYSRRFKDFIYKAFQEDRVDS from the exons ATGCACGTGCGCGCCCGGCCAGGGCGCGGGAGCGGGAGACGGCCGTGCGCGAGCAGCCGCGTGTCACCGATGCCGCaccccggcggcgaggaccCCGACGCGGCGCCCTCCTGCAGCGGCTCCGACAACAGCGAGCCGCAGGACCAGCAGCGCGCGGAGCGGGCGCTCTCCAACGGAGATCTCTACCTGGGCCAGTGGCGGGCCGGCGTGCCCCACGGCGACGGCAAGTACCTGTGGGCCGACGGATGCATGTACGAGGGCGAGTGGCGCCGGGGCAAGGCCACGGGCCGCGGGCGCTTCTCCTGGCCCTCGGGCGCCACCTACGAGGGCGAGTTCCTCGACGGCTTCATGCACGGCGCGGGGACCTACGTGGGCGCCGCGGGGGACACCTACCGCGGCGCCTGGGCCAAGAACCTCGagcacggcgccggcgagaaGCGCTACGCCAACGGCGACTGCTACGACGGCGAGTGGCGCGCCGGGCTCGCGGACGGCTGCGGCCGCTACACGTGGCGCGACGGCACCGAGTACGCCGGCGGCTGGCGCGCGGGGCTCATccacggccgcggcgcccTCGTCTGGGCCAACGGCAACCGCTACGACGGCGGGTGGGAGGGCGGACGCCCGCGCGGACAGGGCACCTTCCGCTGGGCGGACGGCAGCCTCTACGTGGGGTTCTGGGGCCGCGAGGCGCCCGGCGGTGCCCTCCACCAGAAGGGCGTCTACTACCCGACCCCAGGGGCGGCCGCGGGCGACGCCAGGACGCGCGACCCGAGGGAGGTTTTCGCGAGGGACCTTCCGGAGTGCGTGCGCTCCAGCACGGAGAGCCAGTCGGCGCTGCCGTCGCTGAGGTCGCTCAAATGGCTGGCGCGGTCCGTCAGTGGGCGCGGGAGCTCATCGTCCGGCCGCAGCAATGTCTCCGGTGGGAGCAATTGGGGCTCGGACGGAGAGGTCAAGTGCGAAATCCCCGACGACTGGAGGCGCCGAAACAGCACGAGGGAAGGGAGAGGGTTGCCGCCCCCTTCGCCAGCGCCGCACGTAGCCGCCAAGGGTCCGCCGGCCCTGAGGGTGTCCAAACGGCAAGGGGAGACCATTGCCAAGGGCCACAAGAACTACGAGCTCATGCTCAACCTGCAACTCGGCATCAG GCATGCAGTAGGAAGGCAAGGTCAGGTTATTTTAGATCTCAAATCATCGGCATTTGATGCAAAGGAAAAAGTATGGACAAAATTCCCCCCAGAAGGCTCGAAATACACCCCTCCACACAATTCTAGTGATTTCAGATGGAAGGATTACTGCCCAAAGGTGTTCCG GACACTGCGCAAGCTGTTCAAGGTTGATCCAGCGGACTATATGCTATCCCTCTGTGGAGATGACGCTCTACGTGAGCTCTCATCCCCTGGTAAGAGTGGAAGCTTCTTTTACTTGACAAACGATGATCGATACATGATAAAGACAATGAAGAAGTCTGAAGTAAAG ATACTTCTGAAGATGCTTCACGCTTACTACAATCATGTCCGTGCATTTGAGAATACACTAGTGGCTAAGTTTTTTGGTCTACACTGTGTAAAATTGGCTGGAGCAAACCAAAAGAAG GTTCGTTTTGTCATAATGGGGAACCTGTTCTGCTCAGATCACACTATTCATAGGCGATTTGATCTGAAAGGATCGTCTCTTGGCCGAACAACTGACAAGCCACAGGCAGAGATTGATGAGTATACAACTCTGAAAGACCTTGATCTTAACTTCATCTTTCGGTTGCAAAAACAATGGTTCGAAGAGTTCAGAAG GCAAGTGGACAAGGACTGTGAGTTTCTGGAGCAGGAGAAGATAATGGATTACAGTCTTTTGGTGGGCGTACATTTTAGAG GTGCCATTGACATTGATGGCGACAAACCTGCAACACCCCGCCTTTCAAGATGGGATAGGAATCACTTTCTTTCTGATCCAAACAG GTGGTCTAAGATTAAGCTTGGGGCAAACATGCTGTCGAGAGCTGAAGTGACAGTCCGCAAGAACGAGAATGACGTTATTGGAGAGCCAACCGGGGAGTACTGCGATGTTATATTGTATTTTGGGATAATAGACATACTTCAAGACTATGATATTGGCAAAAAGATTGAGCATGCATACAAATCTTTCCAATATGACTCAACATCCATTTCAGCAGTAGATCCAAGACAATATTCCAGGCGCTTTAAAGATTTCATATACAAAGCATTCCAAGAAGACAGAGTAGACAGCTGA
- the LOC100823229 gene encoding sulfate transporter 1.2 isoform X1: MQLARARIGRRTMGAEGDEEYSCSHGYKVGFPPEKGLLAEISDGVKETFFADEPLREYKGQPRSKKLWLGLQHVFPVLDWGRHYTLGKLKGDLVAGITIASLCIPQDIAYAKMAHLPPHIGLYSSFVPPLIYALMGTSRDLAVGPAAVVSLLIGTLLQSEIDPVKNPLEYSRLAFTATFFAGITQALLGFFRLGFIVEFISHAALVGFMSGAAITIALQQLKGFLGIVHFTSSSDIISVMKSIWENVHHGWNWQTILIGASFLAFLLATKYIAKKNKKLFWVSSIAPLISVIVSTFFVYITRADKHGVVIIKDIKQGINPPSFHLIYFSGPYLMKGFRIGVITGMVALTDAIAFGRVFASMKDYQIDGNKEMVALGTMNIVGSMTSCYVATGSLSRSAVNYMAGCKTTVSNVVMALVVVLTLVLITPLFKYTPIAILSSIIISVVVSLIDYESVQLIWKVDKMDFVACLGAFLGVIFASVEYGLLAAVAISFAKILLHVTRPRTALLGNLPRTFIYMNAEQYPEAIKVPGVLIVRVDSAIYFTNSNYVKERILRWLRDEDEQQKEQGLPETELLIVELSAVTDIDTSGIHALEELLKALEKRQIQLILANPGPTVIRKLRSAKFMELIGDDKIVMSAGDAVKKFALKPAENV; this comes from the exons ATGCAATTAGCAAGAGCTAGGATCGGGCGGCGAACAATGGGTGCCGAGGGAGACGAAGAGTACTCGTGCAGCCATGGCTACAAGGTCGGGTTCCCGCCGGAGAAGGGCCTCCTGGCGGAGATTTCCGACGGGGTGAAGGAGACCTTCTTCGCTGACGAGCCGCTGCGGGAGTACAAGGGCCAGCCCAGGTCCAAGAAGCTGTGGCTGGGCCTGCAGCACGTGTTCCCGGTGCTTGACTGGGGCAGGCACTACACCTTGGGCAAGCTCAAGGGCGACCTCGTCGCCGGGATCACCATAGCCAGCCTCTGCATTCCCCAG GACATTGCTTATGCCAAGATGGCTCATCTGCCACCACATATCGGATTGT ACAGTAGCTTCGTCCCGCCTTTGATATACGCCCTGATGGGCACTTCCAGGGATCTAGCTGTGGGTCCAGCGGCCGTCGTGTCGCTGTTGATCGGCACCCTCCTCCAGAGTGAGATCGATCCGGTCAAGAATCCGCTCGAGTACAGCCGCCTGGCCTTCACCGCCACATTCTTTGCCGGGATCACTCAGGCACTTCTCGGATTCTTCAG GCTTGGGTTTATTGTAGAGTTCATATCTCATGCTGCCCTAGTTGGATTCATGTCGGGTGCCGCCATCACCATTGCTCTCCAGCAGCTCAAGGGCTTCCTTGGCATCGTGCACTTCACCAGCAGCTCCGATATCATATCGGTCATGAAATCAATCTGGGAAAATGTTCATCATGGG TGGAACTGGCAGACGATACTGATCGGAGCATCCTTCTTGGCATTCCTTCTCGCTACCAAGTACATT GCCAAGAAGAATAAAAAGCTCTTCTGGGTTTCTTCGATCGCGCCGCTCATTTCGGTTATTGTATCCACCTTCTTTGTGTATATCACTCGTGCAGACAAGCACGGCGTCGTGATC ATCAAGGACATAAAGCAAGGCATCAATCCACCTTCATTTCATCTCATATATTTCTCTGGCCCATACTTGATGAAAGGATTCCGAATTGGGGTAATAACTGGAATGGTCGCCCTAACG GATGCAATTGCATTTGGAAGAGTATTTGCTAGCATGAAGGACTACCAAATAGATGGGAACAAAGAAATGGTGGCTCTAGGAACCATGAACATTGTAGGTTCGATGACTTCGTGCTATGTAGCCACAG GTTCTCTATCGCGATCAGCAGTCAACTACATGGCTGGCTGCAAAACAACAGTATCCAATGTTGTTATGGCACTTGTAGTAGTGCTCACGCTGGTGTTGATCACCCCATTGTTCAAGTACACCCCAATTGCCATCCTATCTTCCATCATCATAAGTGTAGTGGTTAGCCTAATTGACTATGAGTCGGTCCAGCTCATCTGGAAGGTTGACAAAATGGACTTCGTGGCATGTCTAGGAGCATTCTTGGGGGTCATATTTGCATCAGTGGAGTATGGCTTGCTCGCTGCG GTTGCGATATCTTTTGCCAAAATTCTTCTCCACGTAACACGGCCGAGAACAGCTTTACTTGGTAACCTTCCAAGAACATTTATCTATATGAATGCCGAACAATACCCGGAGGCTATCAAGGTGCCTGGGGTCCTGATTGTAAGAGTGGACTCAGCCATCTACTTCACGAACTCCAATTATGTTAAAGAGAG AATCCTGAGATGGCTGAGGGACGAGGATGAACAGCAGAAGGAACAGGGGTTGCCCGAAACAGAGCTTCTGATTGTTGAGCTATCTG CGGTAACTGACATCGATACAAGCGGAATCCATGCCTTGGAGGAGTTGTTAAAAGCACTTGAAAAGCGCCAAATTCAG CTGATCCTCGCCAATCCCGGGCCAACAGTGATCCGGAAGCTGCGGTCAGCGAAATTCATGGAGCTCATCGGCGACGACAAGATAGTCATGTCCGCTGGCGACGCGGTGAAGAAATTTGCTTTGAAGCCGGCTGAGAACGTCTGA